Proteins from one Cellulosilyticum lentocellum DSM 5427 genomic window:
- a CDS encoding DUF4397 domain-containing protein encodes MKKKMDTSEAFLRCFHAFTSPMSLDVYLDDVLYIKDLLYEDFSYYEPLTRGEHQIYITVHEQTDILCTRSIWISNEKIYTLIITTDFKTSGPGLYLINDAKRPIPEGHCLLRLGTFCDLSDLVNVQFSEQTPTFKKISPHQSSHYLSFTPSTYSITALSHDQTHSFCELKNCSLKVARIYTLYLIGNTSETYPIHFLLSIDGSSFLSF; translated from the coding sequence ATGAAAAAGAAAATGGACACCTCTGAGGCTTTTTTACGTTGTTTTCATGCCTTTACAAGTCCAATGAGTCTGGATGTTTATTTAGACGATGTACTTTATATAAAAGACTTGCTTTATGAAGACTTTAGTTATTATGAACCTCTTACAAGAGGAGAACACCAGATCTATATTACTGTACATGAGCAAACTGATATTTTATGCACACGTTCTATTTGGATAAGTAATGAAAAAATTTATACCCTTATTATTACCACTGATTTTAAAACATCAGGTCCTGGTCTTTATTTGATTAACGATGCTAAGCGTCCCATTCCTGAAGGACATTGTTTATTACGTCTAGGTACTTTTTGTGATTTATCAGACTTAGTCAATGTTCAATTTTCTGAACAAACTCCGACTTTTAAAAAGATCTCTCCCCATCAAAGCTCCCATTATCTTTCTTTTACTCCTAGTACCTATAGCATAACTGCTTTGTCTCATGATCAAACTCATTCTTTCTGTGAATTAAAAAATTGCTCTTTAAAAGTTGCTCGCATTTATACACTTTATCTAATTGGAAATACTTCAGAAACTTATCCTATACACTTTTTATTATCTATTGATGGCAGTTCTTTTTTATCTTTTTAA
- a CDS encoding flavin reductase family protein — translation MKKNKIQKTKWKAGNMVYPIPAAMVSCGDSERANIVTVGWTGTICTNPPMTYISLRPSRFSYDLIKTSGYFVINLTTKSLVRATDFCGVKSGRDIDKFQAMDLTVIRDEDTGCPMIGESPVSIVCKTKEIRELGSHHMFIADVMNVYIDEKYLDEKGKFHLNATDLIAYSHGSYLSLGEELGSFGYSICKTNKKDIKIQKGSKSFQANKIKDESTDNHKNRNKSQQKAKKKYKAESNTKKVETLKNTFSKKTVIRQKKKN, via the coding sequence ATGAAGAAGAATAAAATTCAAAAAACCAAGTGGAAAGCGGGAAATATGGTTTATCCGATTCCAGCTGCCATGGTAAGCTGCGGGGATAGTGAAAGAGCTAATATTGTAACTGTAGGTTGGACAGGTACCATTTGTACTAATCCTCCTATGACCTATATTTCTTTAAGGCCGTCTCGCTTTTCCTATGATCTTATTAAAACAAGTGGGTATTTTGTCATTAACCTTACCACTAAAAGCCTTGTGCGAGCTACGGATTTTTGTGGTGTAAAAAGTGGAAGAGACATAGATAAATTTCAAGCTATGGACCTGACGGTAATAAGAGATGAGGACACAGGTTGCCCCATGATAGGGGAAAGTCCTGTAAGCATTGTTTGTAAAACAAAAGAAATCAGAGAATTGGGTTCGCATCATATGTTCATTGCAGATGTGATGAATGTTTATATTGATGAAAAATATTTAGACGAAAAGGGAAAATTTCATTTAAATGCAACAGATTTAATTGCTTATTCTCATGGAAGCTATTTAAGCTTAGGTGAAGAATTAGGAAGTTTTGGTTATTCTATTTGTAAGACGAATAAGAAGGATATTAAAATACAAAAAGGATCTAAAAGTTTCCAAGCTAATAAAATAAAGGATGAATCAACTGATAATCATAAAAACAGAAATAAAAGCCAGCAAAAAGCTAAGAAAAAGTATAAGGCGGAGAGTAATACGAAAAAAGTTGAAACCTTAAAGAATACTTTCTCAAAAAAGACTGTTATTCGTCAGAAAAAGAAAAACTAG
- a CDS encoding PEP-utilizing enzyme, with protein sequence MNTVRKLLQTNSQEIKEKLDQAYTSIAFFQNNRALEDAKAKMTQHILEVTILLDQFKPYIPEYKQRYFDIVMNHKQLGLSTRDLIMSFDQMVFELHTRLEKNLSNHQELQAWSPLMREILDVRRQITGNSVKHESDASQFVTSGLSVVSGCVKAHVAIIEDMEDLKNIHSGCIIASRMTTPDFMIAIHKISGIITEQGGRLCHAAILAREYNIPCIVGCGTFINQLTENEVLILDADNGIVLK encoded by the coding sequence ATGAATACTGTACGAAAACTTTTACAAACTAATAGCCAAGAAATCAAAGAAAAATTAGACCAAGCTTATACAAGCATAGCATTTTTTCAAAATAATAGAGCGTTAGAAGATGCTAAAGCTAAAATGACTCAACATATACTTGAGGTAACTATTCTATTAGACCAGTTCAAACCCTATATTCCAGAGTATAAGCAACGATATTTTGATATCGTAATGAACCATAAACAACTAGGTTTATCTACAAGAGATTTAATTATGTCTTTTGATCAAATGGTTTTCGAATTACACACAAGACTTGAAAAAAATCTTTCTAATCATCAAGAGTTGCAAGCTTGGAGTCCTCTAATGAGAGAAATCCTAGATGTCAGAAGACAGATTACAGGAAATAGTGTTAAACACGAATCTGATGCTAGCCAATTTGTCACATCTGGTCTTAGTGTTGTGAGCGGATGTGTTAAAGCACACGTTGCTATTATAGAAGATATGGAAGACTTAAAAAACATTCACTCAGGATGTATTATTGCCTCAAGAATGACCACACCAGATTTTATGATCGCTATTCATAAGATATCTGGCATCATTACCGAGCAAGGTGGTAGGCTCTGTCATGCAGCTATTTTGGCAAGGGAATATAACATTCCATGCATTGTTGGCTGTGGTACCTTTATCAATCAATTAACGGAAAATGAAGTCCTTATTTTAGATGCAGACAATGGAATAGTACTTAAATAA
- a CDS encoding CPBP family intramembrane glutamic endopeptidase yields the protein MKSQVSALFKAILLVGWFMLASTMVSIGVELFTGNPANYQMVITEHRYAISLASQILCFIGLVIFTANQPLIKQEKQEIHIKLILRYVIMGLGAWLMCIIVTQVLIPFFPEYEAISELFSNNEIILRFIVLVIMAPFLEEYLFRGKMQAYLKEGFGATFAIVIQAILFGSLHQLGLQKIYSTFMGLVFGIVREREGNFLSTFIMHMVINFIGWYVGSFVGRIL from the coding sequence ATGAAGTCTCAAGTATCAGCTTTATTTAAGGCCATTTTATTAGTCGGATGGTTTATGCTTGCTTCTACAATGGTAAGCATAGGAGTAGAACTATTTACTGGAAATCCAGCAAATTATCAGATGGTTATAACAGAGCATAGATATGCTATTAGTTTAGCAAGTCAGATCCTTTGTTTCATAGGGCTTGTTATTTTTACGGCAAATCAGCCACTTATTAAGCAAGAGAAACAAGAGATTCATATTAAATTAATCCTACGTTATGTTATAATGGGATTAGGAGCTTGGCTCATGTGTATTATTGTAACACAAGTACTCATTCCCTTTTTTCCAGAATATGAAGCAATTAGTGAACTTTTTAGTAACAATGAGATTATTTTAAGATTTATTGTTTTAGTCATTATGGCACCCTTTTTAGAAGAGTATTTATTTAGAGGGAAAATGCAAGCTTACTTAAAAGAAGGATTTGGAGCAACTTTTGCTATTGTTATTCAAGCTATTTTGTTTGGAAGCTTACATCAATTAGGTTTACAAAAGATATATAGTACTTTTATGGGACTGGTGTTCGGAATAGTAAGAGAAAGGGAAGGAAATTTCTTGTCTACTTTTATCATGCATATGGTTATCAATTTCATTGGTTGGTATGTGGGTAGTTTTGTAGGTCGTATTTTATAG
- a CDS encoding polyribonucleotide nucleotidyltransferase encodes MVKKYSTQLAGRELSVEIGKVAGLANGSATVRYGDTMILATVVAADAPKEGIDFFPLSVNYEEKFYSVGRLPGGYIKRESRPSEKAILTSRVIDRPMRPLFPKDYRNDVVITTTVLSVDQDCSPEVTAMIAASLVVDISDIPFAGPVGSVQVGLVDGNLVFNPNQEERQKSDLALTVSSTKDKVMMIEAGANEVPEDIMFDAIMKGHEFNQQVVQFIEAIKADCGKAKNEDYVKFGVPAEIYNEIVSHIGDKQMEEAVFTDDKQVREVQLKALKEKVIVALTEAGKEEDLVYLEEAFYQFEKKTVRRMILKESKRPDGRALDEIRSLAAEVDLVPRVHGTGLFTRGQTQVLTVTTLAALSEMQTLDGLDELEISKRYMHHYNFPPYSVGEARAPRAPGRREIGHGALAERALVPVLPTEQEFPYAIRTVSEVLSSNGSTSQASICGSTLSLMAAGVPIKAPVAGISVGLVTGETADDFVLLTDIQGLEDFFGDMDFKVGGTHKGITAIQMDMKIKGLTPEIIKGALENTKKARFYILDEIMLKAIPAVRDHLSPYAPVITQITIDPEKISEVIGPKGKMINRIIEETGVKIDIEDDGRVFICGSDADKAQKAIQMIEGIARPIEEGQEFDGKVMRLMNFGAFVELVPGKEGLVHISQLAHERVAKVEDVVAVGDSIKVKVIEIDKQGRINLSHKVLLPKPEKEKE; translated from the coding sequence ATGGTAAAAAAATATTCAACCCAATTAGCTGGAAGAGAACTTTCAGTAGAAATTGGAAAAGTAGCAGGCCTTGCGAATGGTTCAGCAACAGTAAGATATGGTGACACGATGATTTTAGCAACAGTTGTTGCAGCAGATGCACCTAAAGAGGGCATCGATTTCTTCCCTTTAAGTGTTAACTATGAAGAAAAATTCTATTCTGTAGGTAGATTACCAGGTGGTTATATTAAACGTGAGTCTAGACCTTCAGAAAAAGCTATTTTAACATCAAGAGTTATTGATAGACCAATGCGTCCATTATTTCCTAAAGATTATCGTAATGATGTTGTGATTACAACAACTGTACTATCTGTAGATCAAGACTGTAGTCCAGAAGTAACAGCTATGATTGCAGCATCTTTAGTAGTAGATATATCTGATATTCCTTTTGCAGGTCCAGTAGGTTCTGTACAAGTGGGATTGGTAGATGGTAATCTTGTATTTAACCCAAATCAAGAAGAACGCCAAAAATCAGACTTAGCTCTTACGGTTTCTTCAACTAAAGATAAAGTCATGATGATTGAAGCAGGTGCCAATGAAGTACCTGAAGATATAATGTTTGATGCCATTATGAAGGGCCATGAGTTTAATCAACAGGTAGTACAGTTTATTGAAGCAATTAAGGCAGACTGTGGAAAAGCTAAAAATGAGGATTATGTTAAATTTGGTGTACCAGCTGAGATTTATAATGAAATAGTTTCTCATATTGGCGATAAACAAATGGAAGAAGCAGTTTTCACTGATGATAAACAAGTAAGAGAAGTACAACTGAAGGCATTAAAAGAGAAGGTTATTGTAGCTTTAACTGAAGCTGGTAAAGAAGAGGATTTAGTTTATCTAGAAGAAGCTTTCTACCAATTTGAAAAGAAAACAGTTAGACGTATGATTTTAAAAGAGTCAAAGCGTCCAGATGGTCGTGCATTAGATGAAATCAGATCACTTGCAGCAGAAGTAGATTTAGTGCCACGTGTTCATGGTACAGGTTTATTCACTAGAGGCCAAACACAAGTGCTTACTGTAACAACTTTAGCAGCTTTATCTGAAATGCAGACTTTAGATGGATTAGATGAATTAGAAATTTCTAAACGTTACATGCATCACTATAATTTTCCACCTTATTCTGTAGGAGAAGCAAGAGCACCACGTGCTCCAGGACGTCGTGAAATTGGACATGGTGCTTTAGCAGAACGTGCATTAGTGCCTGTATTACCAACTGAACAAGAATTCCCATATGCTATTCGTACTGTATCAGAAGTACTTAGCTCAAATGGATCAACTTCACAAGCAAGTATCTGTGGTTCAACTTTATCATTAATGGCTGCAGGTGTACCTATTAAAGCACCAGTTGCTGGTATTTCAGTAGGACTTGTAACAGGAGAAACAGCTGATGATTTCGTACTTCTTACAGACATTCAAGGATTAGAAGATTTCTTTGGAGACATGGACTTTAAAGTGGGTGGTACACACAAAGGGATTACAGCTATTCAAATGGATATGAAGATCAAAGGTCTTACACCTGAAATTATTAAAGGTGCCTTAGAAAATACAAAAAAAGCAAGATTTTATATTTTAGATGAAATCATGTTAAAAGCAATTCCAGCAGTAAGAGATCATTTATCTCCTTATGCACCAGTTATTACACAAATCACTATTGATCCAGAAAAGATTAGTGAAGTAATTGGACCAAAAGGTAAAATGATTAATCGTATTATTGAAGAAACAGGCGTTAAGATTGATATTGAAGACGATGGACGTGTCTTTATTTGTGGTTCAGATGCTGATAAAGCACAAAAAGCAATTCAAATGATCGAAGGCATTGCTAGGCCAATCGAAGAAGGGCAAGAATTTGATGGTAAGGTTATGCGTCTTATGAATTTTGGTGCTTTTGTAGAATTAGTGCCAGGTAAAGAAGGGCTTGTTCATATTTCTCAATTAGCTCATGAACGTGTAGCAAAAGTAGAAGATGTAGTAGCTGTTGGTGATTCTATTAAAGTAAAGGTAATCGAAATCGATAAACAAGGTCGTATTAATTTATCACACAAGGTACTTCTTCCAAAGCCAGAAAAGGAAAAAGAATAA
- the rpsO gene encoding 30S ribosomal protein S15, which produces MTKERKQEIMAKYARGTNDTGSPEVQIALLTERINHLTDHLRTHQKDHHSRRGLLMMVGKRRGLLDYLIKTDIERYRSIIADLGIRK; this is translated from the coding sequence ATGACTAAAGAACGTAAACAAGAAATTATGGCAAAATATGCTAGAGGTACAAATGATACTGGTTCTCCAGAAGTACAAATTGCTTTATTAACAGAGAGAATCAATCACTTAACAGATCACTTAAGAACTCATCAAAAAGATCACCACTCTCGTCGTGGATTATTAATGATGGTTGGTAAAAGAAGAGGTCTTCTTGACTACCTTATTAAAACAGATATCGAAAGATACCGTTCAATCATCGCTGATCTTGGAATTAGAAAATAA
- a CDS encoding bifunctional riboflavin kinase/FAD synthetase, translated as MNQIMIRGVGMQYIYGTADIMRQEDCVVVLGNFDGVHKGHQRLFQVAKDRAKANGLRTVVFSFYPHPTWVIGDNRKALIMSRRDKKQVIGEMGIDELIEYPFTRTFAAISPETFFVDILMKRLKAKILVVGSNYYFGKGKTGNPKYLRQLGEKYNIEVCIVDAVKIGGSMISSSSIRKLILEGNIEKANEMLGHPYMIVGNVVQGKQLGRTIGFPTINLIADPDRVYPPNGVYATVVRVYSKTYRGMTNIGVNPTVSGQRKMIETHIFNYDADIYGEAVEVYFYHYVRPEQKFKDINALKAQIQQDKWHVQEFFANPINLFANDK; from the coding sequence ATGAATCAAATCATGATAAGAGGTGTAGGGATGCAGTATATTTATGGAACTGCTGATATTATGAGACAGGAGGACTGTGTAGTAGTTTTAGGGAATTTCGATGGTGTACATAAAGGGCATCAAAGATTATTTCAGGTTGCGAAGGACCGAGCTAAAGCAAATGGACTAAGAACAGTCGTGTTTTCGTTTTACCCACACCCAACATGGGTGATTGGAGATAATCGAAAAGCGCTTATAATGTCTAGGCGAGATAAAAAACAGGTAATTGGTGAAATGGGAATAGACGAACTAATAGAGTATCCTTTCACAAGAACTTTTGCGGCTATTTCTCCAGAGACCTTCTTTGTAGATATATTAATGAAAAGACTGAAAGCAAAGATACTTGTAGTAGGTAGTAATTATTATTTTGGCAAAGGGAAAACAGGTAATCCTAAGTATTTAAGGCAATTAGGAGAAAAATATAATATAGAGGTATGCATTGTAGATGCAGTAAAGATAGGTGGCAGTATGATATCAAGTTCTTCTATAAGAAAACTTATTTTAGAAGGGAATATAGAAAAGGCCAATGAGATGTTAGGTCATCCATATATGATAGTAGGCAATGTGGTGCAAGGAAAACAACTAGGACGTACAATAGGATTTCCTACGATTAATCTCATTGCTGACCCAGATCGTGTGTATCCGCCTAATGGTGTTTATGCTACTGTTGTAAGGGTATATAGTAAGACTTATAGGGGCATGACTAATATAGGGGTTAACCCAACTGTATCGGGTCAAAGAAAAATGATAGAAACACATATTTTTAATTATGATGCAGATATTTATGGTGAAGCTGTAGAAGTTTATTTTTATCACTATGTTCGTCCCGAACAAAAGTTTAAAGATATCAACGCTTTAAAAGCACAAATTCAGCAAGATAAGTGGCATGTCCAAGAATTTTTCGCAAATCCAATAAACTTATTTGCAAATGACAAGTAG
- the truB gene encoding tRNA pseudouridine(55) synthase TruB encodes MIVISVKMATLCGLLYGHITAEYERLYMIESEKVGIRMLNGIINIYKKKGFTSHDVVAKARGILRERKIGHTGTLDPDAEGVLPLCIGMATKVVPYLSDANKCYEAEVVLGTTTTTEDASGEVLEHKEVTATKEMITEVVDSFIGSYIQTPPMYSAIKVNGVRLYELARKGIVVERPSREVTIYGCDIIEWIDEKRFKIRVSCSKGTYIRTLCTDIGRQLGCGAHMGTLLRLQVGQFKLEDSITLEQLEAYKDNLEHYIVGIEELFAMYPIAHITKMSEKLLFNGNALRKRDIENFNDSFMTTLIRVADTSNRFVALYKWDLDKSCFKVERMFYNA; translated from the coding sequence ATGATAGTTATTAGTGTAAAAATGGCCACTTTATGTGGCCTTCTTTATGGGCATATTACAGCTGAATACGAAAGGCTTTACATGATAGAAAGTGAGAAAGTAGGAATAAGAATGCTAAATGGAATAATTAATATTTATAAGAAAAAAGGTTTTACTTCTCATGATGTAGTAGCTAAAGCTAGAGGTATTTTAAGAGAAAGAAAGATTGGTCATACAGGAACATTAGATCCAGATGCAGAAGGCGTGTTACCATTGTGTATAGGTATGGCTACCAAAGTTGTTCCTTATCTTTCTGATGCCAATAAATGTTATGAAGCAGAAGTTGTTTTGGGAACGACAACAACGACAGAAGATGCCTCTGGAGAAGTGTTAGAACACAAAGAAGTGACAGCTACTAAGGAAATGATTACGGAAGTAGTGGATTCGTTTATAGGTAGCTATATACAGACACCACCTATGTATTCTGCGATTAAAGTAAATGGTGTACGACTTTATGAGCTTGCTAGAAAAGGAATAGTTGTTGAAAGACCGAGTAGAGAAGTAACAATCTATGGATGCGATATTATTGAGTGGATAGACGAGAAACGCTTCAAGATAAGAGTGAGCTGCTCAAAAGGTACTTATATACGCACTTTGTGTACCGATATTGGACGTCAATTAGGCTGCGGTGCGCATATGGGTACATTACTTAGATTACAAGTAGGCCAATTTAAATTAGAAGACAGTATTACTTTAGAACAACTTGAAGCATATAAAGATAATCTAGAACATTATATAGTAGGCATTGAAGAGTTGTTTGCAATGTATCCTATAGCTCATATTACTAAAATGAGTGAGAAACTTTTATTTAACGGTAATGCTCTAAGAAAAAGAGATATAGAGAACTTTAATGATAGTTTTATGACTACTTTAATACGTGTAGCAGATACTTCTAATCGATTTGTAGCTCTTTATAAATGGGATTTGGATAAATCGTGTTTTAAAGTAGAAAGAATGTTTTATAATGCATAA
- the rbfA gene encoding 30S ribosome-binding factor RbfA, which produces MASQRLTRINEEMRREIAEIVRSDIKDPGVQDAMISVIAVETTNDLKTAKVFISVLQDNKKEAALAALTKAQGYIRKEIARRINLRNTPELLFRLDESIERGMQMSKMIADVMKDNNK; this is translated from the coding sequence ATGGCTAGTCAAAGATTAACTAGAATAAATGAAGAAATGCGTAGAGAAATTGCAGAAATAGTTCGTAGCGATATTAAGGATCCAGGAGTTCAAGATGCAATGATTAGTGTTATTGCAGTAGAAACAACAAATGATTTAAAGACTGCAAAAGTTTTCATTAGTGTACTTCAAGATAATAAAAAAGAGGCAGCATTAGCTGCTTTAACAAAAGCACAAGGTTATATACGTAAAGAAATTGCTAGACGTATTAATTTAAGAAATACTCCTGAACTTTTATTTAGACTAGATGAATCTATCGAACGTGGCATGCAAATGTCAAAGATGATTGCAGATGTTATGAAAGATAACAACAAATAA